One genomic window of Thalassoroseus pseudoceratinae includes the following:
- a CDS encoding amidohydrolase family protein, producing the protein MTDGTLNRRELLATSLVLGALGTMAKGTAAESQSADVPVIDTNISLFQWPFRRLPLDDTAKLVGKLRSLGISEAWASSFEGVLHRDITSVNTRLAEECQRFPELNPIGVINLNLPGWQDDVRRCFDQHHMPGVRLFPSYHGYTLADDVFVELLAMAARANRFVQIPQTLEDRRTQHPLVHVADVDLNPLASVMQMVPAARVQILNLRPRLDVVKKLEPIDRITFDTARVDSTDGVAKMLEVVPGRVALGTHAPFLIPEAALIRLAENPLEADSLLSILNRTADNLIGAAR; encoded by the coding sequence GGCCAAAGGCACCGCTGCGGAATCACAATCGGCTGACGTTCCCGTGATCGACACGAACATCAGCCTGTTCCAATGGCCGTTTCGTCGATTGCCACTCGATGACACTGCAAAGCTCGTGGGCAAGCTGCGAAGCCTGGGCATCTCCGAAGCCTGGGCCAGCAGTTTTGAAGGCGTGCTCCATCGAGACATCACCAGCGTAAACACGCGGTTGGCGGAGGAATGTCAACGGTTCCCCGAATTGAATCCGATCGGTGTCATCAACCTCAACCTTCCCGGTTGGCAAGACGATGTGCGGCGGTGTTTCGATCAGCATCATATGCCTGGCGTGCGGTTGTTCCCGAGCTATCACGGTTACACACTCGCCGATGATGTCTTCGTCGAACTGCTGGCAATGGCCGCGAGGGCCAACCGTTTCGTGCAGATTCCGCAAACACTCGAAGACCGCCGCACGCAACATCCGCTGGTCCACGTGGCTGATGTCGATTTGAATCCATTGGCCAGTGTCATGCAAATGGTGCCCGCTGCTCGTGTGCAAATTCTCAATCTGCGACCGCGATTGGATGTCGTCAAGAAACTGGAACCGATCGACCGGATCACCTTCGACACCGCTCGAGTCGACAGCACCGATGGTGTTGCGAAGATGCTGGAAGTTGTGCCAGGACGAGTCGCGTTGGGGACTCATGCTCCGTTCTTGATTCCCGAAGCCGCCTTGATTCGTCTCGCAGAAAACCCACTGGAAGCCGACTCGCTGCTGTCGATTCTCAATCGAACCGCCGACAATTTGATCGGAGCTGCCCGCTGA
- a CDS encoding amidohydrolase family protein yields the protein MNSPIRLGLPPAEQLKKYRIWDSYFTPSHYHPGADGFSQLVTGIEQTLPAIQLGRFEKLCYFAHVGLGTTTDANLEARLQSQPELVLKPLERWPDLLIGMIQINPHRVPESLDALKRWLRDGPMRGVYFSGGGPTAMTCTHRNFHSLIERIADFGGVIMQHTWYKTGGKQGAGESTPAELAELAKQYPDQKFVCAHAGGEWEQGIRAVREHANVLIETSGFDATAGFIEMAVRDLGAERIIFGSHLPSRSLGTELSKVIAADITEADKKLILGENFRQLLG from the coding sequence ATGAATTCGCCGATCCGTCTGGGACTTCCCCCTGCTGAGCAGCTCAAGAAGTACCGCATTTGGGATTCGTACTTCACGCCGTCGCACTACCACCCCGGTGCCGACGGTTTCAGTCAACTTGTGACTGGCATCGAACAAACGCTGCCAGCGATCCAGTTGGGGCGGTTTGAGAAGCTGTGTTACTTCGCCCATGTCGGTCTCGGCACAACGACCGATGCAAACCTCGAAGCAAGACTGCAATCACAACCGGAACTCGTATTGAAACCGCTGGAGCGTTGGCCGGATTTGTTGATCGGAATGATTCAAATCAATCCGCATCGAGTGCCGGAATCGCTTGATGCACTCAAGCGTTGGCTGCGGGATGGACCGATGCGGGGCGTGTATTTTTCCGGCGGCGGACCAACGGCAATGACGTGCACGCATCGGAATTTTCATTCGCTCATCGAACGCATTGCCGACTTCGGCGGGGTGATCATGCAGCACACGTGGTACAAGACGGGCGGAAAACAAGGAGCCGGCGAATCGACACCAGCCGAGTTAGCCGAACTGGCGAAACAATATCCAGACCAGAAATTCGTCTGCGCTCACGCTGGCGGAGAGTGGGAGCAGGGCATCCGCGCCGTCCGCGAACATGCAAACGTTCTGATTGAAACTTCCGGCTTTGATGCCACCGCCGGTTTCATCGAAATGGCAGTCCGCGACCTCGGAGCCGAACGAATCATTTTCGGCTCTCATCTTCCGTCCCGATCACTGGGTACCGAACTCAGCAAAGTCATCGCGGCTGACATCACTGAAGCCGACAAGAAACTGATCTTAGGCGAAAACTTTCGTCAGCTTCTGGGATGA
- a CDS encoding Gfo/Idh/MocA family protein, which yields MSQTTTRRSFLKSATLAGAAIGLPAASYSKVLGANSRLRIASVGTGGKGWSDLRGVASSPHVEVVALCDIDNSKKHLGQAAEKYESARTFADWRKLLDQSKAIDGVLVSTPDFMHAPISLAAMHLGKHIFCQKPLTHTVHEARQMRLAAEKYKLVTQMCNQIQSHTAYRTAVHWVHSGLIGKVKEVHSWQGGKPGWPRHMARPEGSDPVPKNVRWDLWQGVAAERPYKDGLYHPFNWRGWQAYGTGQLGDFGCHILDPVFKSLKLTSPTKLTAEAPPLFPETWTDRATVRYEFPGTEYTTGPSLKVTWYDAVNVRPPREELTGIPSDYRLPNAGSVLVGEKGSLVIPHVAMPKAFPAEKFTADDLPIVEGVNHYTQWADACRGVGETTSHFDYAGPLTETVLLGTIGIRFPGQELTWDADAMEITNLKPAQRWVTKHYRKGWQPTWV from the coding sequence ATGTCTCAAACGACAACTCGTCGTTCGTTCCTGAAGTCCGCGACTCTCGCCGGTGCCGCCATCGGCTTACCCGCCGCTTCCTATTCCAAAGTGTTGGGAGCAAACAGCCGATTGCGGATCGCAAGCGTCGGCACGGGCGGCAAAGGTTGGAGCGACTTGAGAGGGGTTGCCTCCAGTCCGCATGTGGAAGTCGTCGCACTGTGCGATATCGACAATTCCAAGAAGCACCTCGGTCAAGCGGCGGAGAAATACGAATCGGCCCGGACATTCGCCGATTGGCGAAAGTTGCTCGATCAATCGAAAGCGATCGACGGCGTGTTGGTGTCGACTCCCGATTTCATGCACGCTCCGATTTCTCTCGCAGCCATGCACTTGGGCAAGCACATATTTTGTCAGAAACCGCTCACGCATACCGTGCACGAAGCTCGGCAAATGCGATTGGCGGCCGAGAAGTACAAACTCGTCACGCAGATGTGCAATCAAATTCAGTCTCACACCGCGTATCGCACCGCCGTGCATTGGGTGCATTCCGGATTGATTGGGAAGGTCAAAGAAGTTCACTCTTGGCAAGGCGGCAAACCCGGTTGGCCGCGACACATGGCCCGCCCCGAAGGAAGTGATCCCGTTCCGAAGAACGTGCGGTGGGACCTTTGGCAAGGCGTGGCTGCGGAACGGCCCTACAAAGATGGCTTGTATCACCCGTTCAATTGGCGAGGCTGGCAAGCCTACGGCACCGGCCAACTTGGTGACTTCGGATGCCATATCTTGGATCCGGTATTCAAGTCCTTGAAACTGACGTCGCCCACAAAACTCACCGCCGAAGCCCCACCATTGTTCCCCGAAACTTGGACCGATCGTGCCACCGTGCGATACGAGTTCCCCGGCACCGAATACACCACTGGGCCGAGTTTGAAAGTCACATGGTACGACGCCGTTAACGTGCGACCGCCACGTGAAGAACTGACCGGTATCCCATCCGATTATCGGCTGCCGAATGCCGGCTCGGTGCTGGTGGGCGAGAAAGGTTCGCTCGTCATTCCGCACGTTGCCATGCCAAAAGCATTTCCCGCAGAGAAGTTCACCGCGGACGACTTGCCGATCGTCGAAGGTGTCAACCACTACACGCAATGGGCAGATGCTTGTCGAGGTGTGGGTGAGACAACTTCGCACTTCGATTACGCGGGCCCACTCACGGAGACCGTACTGCTTGGAACCATCGGTATTCGTTTCCCCGGTCAAGAACTGACCTGGGACGCCGACGCAATGGAAATCACGAACCTCAAGCCAGCTCAACGTTGGGTCACGAAGCATTACCGCAAAGGCTGGCAACCCACTTGGGTTTGA
- a CDS encoding 3-keto-disaccharide hydrolase codes for MKRTPQFALSSLILLATLAGVLPSQSTANAETPPGFTPLFNGKDLTGWKGLVGNPKTRAKMSPEELKAAQEKADEVMREHWTVKDGVLVFDGKGKSLCTAKDYGDFEMYVDWKILKGGDSGIYLRGTPQVQIWDTEYEPYFRHGAEKGSGSLWNNKKNPRFPLVKADNPVGEWNTFFIRMVGDKVTIKLNGKLVVDNTVLENYWERDKPLYSTGQIELQNHGNTLYFRNLYIRELSDEDT; via the coding sequence ATGAAACGAACCCCACAATTTGCCCTGTCGTCACTCATTCTTCTGGCTACACTCGCGGGGGTTCTTCCGTCGCAGTCCACAGCCAATGCAGAAACGCCTCCCGGATTCACGCCGTTGTTCAATGGCAAAGACCTCACCGGTTGGAAAGGCTTGGTAGGTAACCCGAAAACACGGGCGAAGATGTCACCCGAGGAATTGAAAGCCGCTCAGGAAAAGGCCGACGAAGTGATGCGAGAACACTGGACCGTCAAGGACGGCGTGCTCGTGTTCGACGGCAAAGGTAAGAGTCTTTGCACGGCCAAGGACTACGGTGATTTCGAAATGTACGTTGATTGGAAGATTCTCAAAGGCGGCGACAGCGGGATTTATCTGCGAGGCACACCGCAGGTGCAGATTTGGGATACCGAATACGAACCGTACTTCCGTCACGGGGCCGAGAAAGGCTCTGGATCGCTGTGGAACAACAAAAAGAATCCGCGGTTCCCGTTAGTGAAAGCCGACAACCCCGTGGGCGAATGGAACACGTTCTTCATTCGCATGGTGGGTGACAAAGTCACGATCAAACTCAACGGGAAACTCGTCGTCGACAACACCGTGCTGGAAAACTATTGGGAACGCGATAAACCGCTTTACTCCACGGGGCAAATCGAACTCCAAAACCACGGCAACACGTTGTACTTCCGCAATCTTTACATTCGGGAACTGTCCGACGAAGACACATAA
- a CDS encoding threonine ammonia-lyase, with the protein MSTTVATIDDVRQAERVIREHISPAPLIRSYALEKELGLPADRRVWLKDYGWTPVGSFKLLGALNWMANNLERIGDRPVAAHSSGNFASGISFAGMRYGKRVIIVMPETAPKRKFELTRSFGAEIRTYDIARDHETGERDRLTRQIAEEENGVQASPYDDNHVIAGNGVGGLEIVQELKRQERTVSQFVCQVSGGGLMAGHALAIADGFPEAKIIGVEPEHADDFRRSLASGERTRIDLPKSICDGLLSYDVGEHNWPILKQHVPQSVTVPDQQTKQAMKWLYEHHGVRTEPSGAIATAAVLTGEVKPDGNGDIVIVLSGRNVDEEQFQTWIGEAH; encoded by the coding sequence ATGTCCACCACCGTTGCCACAATTGATGATGTCCGCCAGGCGGAGCGAGTTATTCGGGAACACATCTCCCCTGCCCCGCTGATTCGCTCCTACGCACTCGAAAAAGAGCTGGGCCTGCCCGCCGATCGGCGGGTTTGGTTGAAGGATTACGGCTGGACGCCGGTTGGCTCCTTCAAGTTGCTCGGGGCTCTCAACTGGATGGCGAACAATTTGGAGCGAATCGGTGATCGGCCGGTGGCGGCTCATTCGTCGGGCAACTTCGCCTCGGGAATTTCCTTCGCGGGGATGCGGTACGGCAAACGCGTGATCATCGTGATGCCGGAAACCGCACCGAAACGGAAGTTTGAACTCACACGGTCTTTCGGAGCGGAAATTCGAACCTACGACATCGCCCGAGATCATGAAACCGGCGAACGGGACCGGCTCACGCGGCAGATCGCCGAGGAAGAAAATGGCGTGCAGGCGTCGCCATACGATGACAATCACGTCATCGCAGGGAATGGCGTTGGTGGTTTGGAGATCGTCCAAGAATTGAAACGCCAAGAGCGGACCGTCTCGCAATTTGTTTGTCAGGTGAGCGGTGGCGGTTTGATGGCGGGACATGCCTTGGCCATCGCGGACGGTTTCCCGGAAGCGAAAATCATCGGCGTTGAACCGGAGCACGCGGACGATTTCCGTCGATCGCTCGCATCCGGCGAACGAACACGCATCGATCTTCCCAAAAGCATTTGTGATGGCTTGCTCTCGTACGATGTCGGCGAACACAACTGGCCGATCCTCAAACAGCACGTCCCGCAATCGGTTACCGTTCCGGATCAGCAAACCAAACAGGCGATGAAGTGGCTGTACGAGCATCACGGCGTACGGACCGAACCTTCTGGTGCAATCGCAACCGCCGCGGTTCTCACCGGCGAGGTGAAACCGGACGGCAACGGTGATATCGTAATAGTCCTCAGCGGCCGGAACGTAGATGAGGAACAATTTCAAACGTGGATCGGTGAAGCACACTGA
- a CDS encoding DUF1501 domain-containing protein: MLSRRQLLQRSSAGFGSLALASMLADEARAANSSNKTGEFDSPHIPAKAKRVIFLFMKGGPSHMDTFDYKPQLQKDDKKPLPFEKPRVQFAPTGELLASPWKFKQYGESGIRVSELFPHVAECVDDMCIINSLHGTNPAHGGASLKLHTGSDTFVRPSMGAWVNYGLGTENSNLPGFITICPTLAHGGTKNWSSAFLPAAYSGTPLGNASLSSEQARVKYIQNAKLSRNTQRLQLDLMQSLNTGFQEQTGPNAALEARIKSFELAFRMQTEMPAALDLAAETQATHELYGLDNPTTADFGRQCLMARRFAERGVRFVQITHSNTEVQWDQHGNLKKGHEQNAGEVDKPIAGLLRDLKARGLLEDTLVLWGGEFGRTPTCQGKGHNGRDHNPEGFTMWLAGGGVKTGIQYGSTDEYGYYARDNKVHIHDLHATMLHLLGMDHLRLTYRHAGRDFRLTDVAGHVVHDIIA; this comes from the coding sequence ATGCTTTCCCGACGACAACTTCTTCAACGATCCAGTGCCGGATTCGGTTCGCTGGCCTTGGCCTCAATGTTGGCTGACGAAGCCCGTGCCGCCAACTCTTCAAACAAAACCGGCGAGTTCGATTCTCCGCACATTCCCGCCAAAGCGAAGCGAGTCATCTTTCTATTTATGAAAGGTGGCCCGTCGCATATGGACACGTTCGACTACAAACCGCAGCTGCAAAAAGACGATAAAAAGCCGCTGCCGTTCGAGAAGCCGCGAGTGCAGTTCGCGCCGACTGGGGAACTGCTCGCGTCGCCGTGGAAGTTCAAGCAATACGGCGAAAGTGGCATTCGCGTGAGCGAATTGTTTCCGCACGTCGCCGAATGCGTGGATGACATGTGCATCATCAATTCGCTTCATGGCACAAACCCGGCTCATGGTGGAGCGAGTTTAAAACTCCACACCGGTAGCGACACATTCGTGCGTCCCAGTATGGGGGCGTGGGTGAATTACGGGCTCGGTACGGAGAATTCGAATCTCCCCGGTTTCATCACGATCTGCCCCACGCTTGCTCATGGGGGAACGAAGAATTGGAGTTCCGCATTTCTTCCGGCGGCGTACTCTGGCACACCGCTGGGCAATGCGAGTTTGTCGTCCGAACAGGCTCGAGTGAAGTACATTCAGAACGCGAAGCTCAGTCGAAACACACAGCGGTTGCAACTCGATTTGATGCAATCACTCAACACGGGTTTCCAAGAACAAACCGGACCGAACGCGGCGTTGGAAGCTCGGATCAAATCCTTTGAATTGGCGTTCCGAATGCAAACGGAGATGCCGGCCGCACTCGATCTCGCTGCCGAAACACAAGCGACCCACGAACTCTACGGCTTAGACAATCCAACGACGGCGGATTTCGGTCGACAATGCTTGATGGCACGGCGGTTTGCCGAACGCGGTGTGCGGTTCGTACAGATCACGCATAGCAACACCGAAGTGCAATGGGATCAGCATGGGAATCTCAAGAAAGGTCACGAACAGAATGCCGGGGAAGTCGACAAACCAATCGCCGGGTTGCTGCGGGATTTGAAAGCCCGCGGGTTGCTCGAAGACACGCTCGTGCTTTGGGGCGGAGAATTCGGCCGCACACCGACGTGCCAAGGAAAAGGCCACAACGGACGCGATCACAACCCCGAAGGTTTCACGATGTGGCTCGCTGGCGGTGGCGTGAAGACCGGCATTCAATACGGCTCCACCGACGAATACGGCTACTACGCCAGAGACAACAAAGTTCACATTCACGACTTGCACGCCACGATGTTGCATCTGCTGGGGATGGATCATCTGCGGCTGACGTACCGTCATGCCGGTCGCGATTTCCGCCTGACCGACGTTGCCGGCCACGTGGTGCACGACATCATCGCCTAA
- a CDS encoding PSD1 and planctomycete cytochrome C domain-containing protein: MSKFATAFVILTLLGGSVPAAEDAKKPGTPATDEGIRFFETKIRPLLVEHCNDCHGEDLQESALRLDSLQGILTGGKAGPVIVPGKPKSSLLLTAVGYQDNDLKMPPDDKLSDRQIQDLTRWIEMGAPHPDSGTVKVTQPRNQIDIEAGRKHWAFQPLAQPAVPTLDTPTKNPIDAFINARLQKNDLRPLAAADKRTLIRRATFDLTGLPPTPAEIDAFLADDSDDAFARLVDRLLSSPHYGERWGRHWLDVARYADSNGLDENVAHGNAWRYRDYVVNAFNNDKPYDKFVIEQLAGDLLDSGDDWKLRHERLIATGYLVLGPKVLAEVDKAKMEMDIVDEQLDTVGRSLMGLTLGCARCHTHKFDPIGHDDYYALAGIFKSTRTMETFKTVAKWYENEISTPEELARQKEHEQSVAEKKQTIETLVATAKSELKPPMGETVPKDVEKRFPEKTQAELKKLREELKTLETNAPKPSTAMGVTEGEVADTSIHLRGSHLTLGDVVPRRFPRVLAGDEQPPIPEGRSGRLAFARWLTDRNPLTARVMVNRIWRWHFGRGLVETVDNFGLQGEPPTHPELLDWLAIRFIESGWSIKTMHRLIMSSDAYQRQSGFDDHNVAVDVGNQFYWRFDVQRLDAEAIRDALLAVTGTLDPTIGGSLLQHKNHEFVFNHTSQDKSEYLSIRRRSIYVPVIRNHLYDMFQLFDYTDASVLNGNRETSTIAPQALFLMNSELVDELTTAMAKRLLDEEPTDTDRIGRLFTLAYGRPATDAEATRSRQFLTQFQSLLPEQTDEATTHAWQALCQAIVSSSEFIYVR; the protein is encoded by the coding sequence ATGAGTAAGTTCGCGACGGCTTTCGTCATTTTGACGCTGCTCGGCGGGTCTGTCCCGGCCGCCGAAGATGCCAAGAAACCTGGCACGCCCGCAACCGACGAGGGAATTCGTTTCTTTGAGACCAAAATCCGGCCGCTGCTGGTCGAGCATTGCAACGACTGTCACGGTGAGGATTTGCAAGAATCGGCACTGCGGCTCGATTCGTTGCAGGGCATTCTCACAGGGGGCAAAGCGGGACCGGTGATCGTTCCCGGCAAACCGAAAAGCAGTTTGCTGCTGACGGCGGTGGGCTATCAGGACAACGACCTCAAAATGCCACCGGATGATAAATTGTCCGATCGGCAGATCCAGGATTTGACCCGCTGGATCGAGATGGGGGCTCCGCATCCGGACAGTGGAACGGTCAAAGTCACGCAACCGCGGAACCAAATCGACATCGAAGCCGGCCGCAAGCATTGGGCGTTTCAACCGTTAGCGCAGCCGGCCGTTCCGACGCTCGACACGCCCACCAAAAACCCGATCGATGCGTTTATCAACGCTCGTCTGCAAAAGAACGATTTACGTCCACTTGCTGCCGCCGACAAACGCACGCTCATTCGCCGAGCCACATTCGATTTGACTGGTCTCCCGCCAACGCCAGCGGAGATTGACGCTTTTCTCGCGGATGACTCAGACGATGCGTTCGCCCGACTTGTCGATCGGTTGCTGAGTTCGCCGCACTATGGCGAACGCTGGGGACGGCATTGGCTCGATGTCGCTCGGTACGCAGATTCGAACGGCTTGGACGAAAACGTGGCCCACGGGAATGCGTGGCGGTATCGGGATTACGTCGTCAATGCGTTCAACAACGATAAACCGTACGACAAGTTTGTAATCGAACAACTCGCAGGGGATCTGCTCGACTCCGGCGACGATTGGAAACTTCGTCACGAACGGTTGATTGCCACCGGTTACTTGGTGCTCGGTCCGAAAGTGCTGGCCGAAGTCGACAAAGCCAAGATGGAGATGGACATCGTCGACGAGCAACTCGATACCGTCGGTCGCAGCCTGATGGGGTTGACGCTCGGTTGTGCTCGCTGTCATACGCACAAATTTGATCCGATCGGGCACGACGATTACTACGCCCTTGCCGGCATCTTCAAAAGTACCCGGACGATGGAAACCTTCAAAACCGTCGCCAAGTGGTACGAAAACGAGATTTCCACACCGGAGGAGTTGGCGCGTCAGAAAGAGCACGAGCAGTCGGTTGCCGAGAAAAAACAGACCATCGAAACACTCGTGGCGACCGCGAAAAGCGAACTCAAGCCGCCCATGGGCGAGACGGTACCCAAGGATGTCGAGAAGCGATTTCCCGAGAAAACTCAGGCGGAATTGAAGAAGCTCCGTGAGGAACTGAAAACGCTGGAAACCAATGCGCCGAAACCGTCCACGGCGATGGGCGTCACCGAAGGCGAGGTCGCTGACACTTCGATTCACCTTCGCGGAAGTCATCTCACGTTGGGTGACGTTGTTCCGCGACGATTTCCCCGCGTGTTAGCGGGTGACGAACAACCACCGATCCCCGAAGGACGCAGCGGTCGGCTGGCATTTGCCCGTTGGTTGACCGACCGTAACCCGCTCACCGCCCGCGTGATGGTCAACCGAATTTGGCGATGGCATTTCGGTAGAGGATTGGTCGAAACAGTCGACAATTTCGGACTCCAAGGCGAACCGCCAACGCATCCGGAATTGTTGGATTGGCTCGCGATTCGGTTCATTGAAAGCGGTTGGTCGATCAAAACGATGCACCGTTTGATTATGTCTTCCGACGCCTACCAACGACAAAGCGGTTTCGATGATCACAACGTTGCTGTGGATGTCGGAAACCAGTTTTATTGGCGGTTCGATGTGCAGCGTCTCGATGCCGAAGCCATTCGGGATGCGTTACTCGCCGTCACTGGCACACTCGATCCCACAATTGGTGGAAGTTTGCTGCAACACAAAAACCATGAGTTTGTGTTCAATCACACCTCACAGGATAAGTCGGAGTATCTCTCCATTCGGCGGCGGTCGATTTATGTGCCGGTGATCCGCAACCACCTGTACGACATGTTCCAACTTTTCGATTACACCGACGCCAGCGTTTTGAACGGGAACCGCGAGACCAGCACGATCGCACCGCAAGCGTTGTTCCTGATGAATTCCGAACTCGTCGACGAACTCACCACTGCGATGGCGAAGCGGTTGCTCGATGAGGAACCGACAGATACCGACCGCATCGGGCGTCTGTTCACACTGGCTTACGGTCGTCCCGCGACGGATGCCGAAGCCACACGATCTCGCCAGTTTCTCACCCAATTTCAATCGCTGCTGCCCGAACAGACGGACGAAGCAACAACGCACGCATGGCAGGCGTTGTGCCAGGCGATTGTTTCCTCCAGCGAGTTCATTTACGTGCGATAG
- a CDS encoding glycoside hydrolase family protein, translating into MRYHFFQSAVALYLLAGLSHAAEPISLETRLEPFVDEFLIESMNGDLSQQLQKPEPKEVSLVTDKPWEGNTCAYYTIFQDSDRYRMYYRGSHFDEKTRKGTHPEVTCYAESKDGIHWTKPNLGLFEFNGSTENNIVWDGIGTHCFAAFKDENPDCPADAKYKGISRGRPQGKRGLYVFQSPDAIHWKLMHPEPVITTGAFDSQNLAFWDRHTKEYREYHRIFTNGIRAIMTGTSKDMIHWSKPQLLKYPDTPDQHLYTNAVLPDPRAPHILIGFPTRFLPAEGQRVEPTFMSSRDGVTFRRWLDPVIPESAPKDRGGNRSNYMAWGVVELPSRPNHLSVYATEAYYTGPDSRLRRFEYRKDGFVSIHAGQKGGELLTKPIKLGKLAERLVLNYKTSNDDGSVRVGIETLSGQPIAGHDIKDCTPLTGDAISKTVTWKKSADISTLKGKSVRLRFHIQNADLYSLQFQPWLR; encoded by the coding sequence ATGCGGTATCATTTTTTTCAGTCGGCGGTTGCTTTGTATCTGTTAGCGGGTTTGAGTCATGCCGCCGAACCAATTTCGCTCGAGACACGGTTGGAACCGTTCGTTGACGAATTTCTCATCGAGTCGATGAACGGCGATCTCTCGCAGCAACTCCAAAAACCGGAGCCGAAAGAAGTTTCCCTCGTCACGGACAAGCCATGGGAAGGCAACACCTGCGCGTATTACACAATCTTCCAGGATTCCGACCGGTACCGCATGTACTACCGCGGTTCCCACTTCGATGAAAAAACACGAAAAGGCACTCACCCCGAGGTGACATGCTACGCCGAAAGCAAAGACGGCATTCATTGGACGAAACCGAACCTCGGACTGTTCGAGTTCAACGGCTCGACCGAGAACAACATCGTTTGGGACGGCATCGGGACGCATTGTTTCGCCGCATTCAAGGACGAAAACCCTGATTGCCCAGCTGATGCGAAATACAAAGGCATCTCTCGCGGTCGCCCGCAAGGCAAACGTGGTCTGTACGTGTTCCAGTCGCCCGATGCGATCCACTGGAAATTGATGCACCCGGAACCTGTCATCACCACCGGGGCCTTTGACTCCCAAAACCTCGCTTTCTGGGATCGTCACACCAAAGAGTACCGGGAGTATCATCGCATCTTCACCAACGGCATCCGTGCGATTATGACGGGCACTTCGAAGGATATGATTCACTGGAGCAAACCACAGCTACTGAAATATCCCGACACACCCGACCAACATCTCTACACCAACGCCGTTTTGCCCGACCCACGCGCCCCGCACATTCTGATCGGTTTCCCCACCCGATTTTTGCCAGCCGAGGGCCAACGAGTGGAACCAACGTTTATGTCCAGTCGGGACGGGGTGACGTTCCGTCGTTGGCTCGATCCGGTCATTCCGGAATCCGCCCCAAAAGATCGCGGAGGCAATCGCAGCAACTACATGGCTTGGGGAGTGGTCGAACTTCCCAGTCGCCCCAATCATTTATCAGTTTATGCAACCGAAGCTTACTATACCGGCCCCGACAGCCGACTCAGACGGTTTGAATATCGCAAGGACGGCTTTGTTTCGATTCATGCGGGTCAGAAAGGTGGTGAGTTACTCACTAAACCGATCAAGCTCGGCAAACTCGCAGAACGCCTCGTCCTCAACTACAAGACTAGCAATGATGACGGATCCGTTCGCGTTGGTATTGAAACCCTCTCCGGTCAGCCAATTGCAGGACATGACATCAAAGATTGCACACCACTCACTGGAGATGCCATCTCCAAGACCGTGACATGGAAAAAGAGCGCCGATATTAGCACACTCAAAGGGAAATCCGTCCGCCTAAGATTCCACATCCAGAATGCAGATCTGTACTCTCTACAATTCCAACCATGGCTACGGTAA